Within Pseudomonas sp. LBUM920, the genomic segment AACGCCTACACCGTGTTCGATGGTTCGGTGCATTACGATCTGGGCCGTCTGGATAACAGCCTGAAAGGCGCATCGGTTAAATTGAACGCCACCAACCTGTTCAACAAAGACTACCTTTCCACCTGCGACGGCAACTACTGCTACTTCGGTGACCAGCGCAGCGTAGTCGCCAGCGCTACCTACCAGTGGTAATTGGCTGAGCTAATAACCAGGCCGTCCCCCGGGGCGGCTTCGGTGTGTCTGAAGGCTAGAAAATGAAAAGCAAAACCATTCGCCGCTGGTCCTTCATCCACACCTGGACCAGCCTGATCTGCACAGTCTTCCTCCTGTTGCTCGCCCTTACCGGCCTGCCGCTGGTGTTTCACCATGAGATCGATCACCTGCTGGGCAATGAGCCTGAACTGGCGCAGATGCCCGCCGACACCCCGCAGTTGAACCTTGAGCAACTGGTGGCCAAAGCCCAGGCGCATCGCCCGGGTGAGGCGATGCAATACCTGGCGTGGGACGAAGACGACAAGAACGGCGTGATCGCAATCATGGCCGCTACGGCCGGCACCGAACCCAACTCGTCGCACACCTTCATGCTCGATGCGCGCACCGGTGAAGCCGTCGAAACCCCAGCGGCCAATGGCGGCCTGACACTGTTCTTGCTGCGCCTGCATGTGGACATGTTCGCCGGCCTGCCGGGCAAGTTGCTGCTGGCCTTCATGGGCCTTTTGTTTGTGCTGGCGATTGTCTCGGGCACGGTGCTGTACCTGCCGTTCATGCGCCGCTTGAAGTTCGCCACCGTGCGCCAGGACAAGTCCACGCGCTTGCGCTGGCTCGACCTGCATAACCTGATCGGCGTGGTCACGCTGACGTGGGCGCTGGTGGTGGGCGTGACCGGCGTGATCAGTGCCTGCGCCGACCTGATCATCGCCGCCTGGCGCCAGGACAGCCTCAGCGCCATGATCGAGCCGTACAAAAACGCGCCGCCACTGACCCAACGCGCGCCGGCCACCGAGCTGCTGAGCATTGCCGCCAAGGCCGCGCCCGGCATGGAGCCGGACTTTATCGCCTTCCCCGGCACGCGTTTTTCCAGTGAGCACCATTACGCGGTGTTCATGAAGGGCAGCACGCACCTGACCTCGCACCTGCTCACGCCGGTGCTGATCGACGCCAGCACCCTGGCCGTCACCGCCATCGCTGAGCGGCCGTGGTACATGGACGCCATGGGCATGTCCCAGCCATTGCACTTTGGTGACTACGGCGGCATGCCGATGAAGATTCTCTGGGCGGTGCTCGATGTGCTGACCATCATCGTGCTGGGCAGCGGCGTTTACCTGTGGATCGTGCGGCGCAAGGCGGCCAAGGTATGAAGCCGCGTCAGTCGAACTTCTGGAAGGTGTTTGGCATTCCGCTGGGGATTGGCGTGCTCAGCGCGGCCGGGTTGTTTGCCGCGTTGCTCGGGGATGGGCTGTGGGATTCATTGAGCTGGGTCGGTTTGGGGATTCCTGCGGTCATTGGTGTTTGGGCGTTGTTCAGGCGGCGTGGCTGAAGACCTCATCGCAGGCAAGCCAGCTCCCACATTTGACTGCGTTCACAATTCAAAATGTGGGAGCTGGCTTGCCTGCGATAGCGCCCTCAAAAACATTCAAAAGCCCCCTCGCCAGCCACCGCGCAACCCTCTAGGCTAGCCACTGCCCATTTCGAGGAATGCCCATGTCCGCGCCCAGCATGACCTTGTTTCACAACCCAGCCTCACCCTTTGTTCGTAAAGTCCGCGTGCTGCTGATCGAAACCGGCCAGCAGGACCGCGTGACCCTGCAAGGCTGCATGCCGACACCGGTCAACCCGGACGCGCAGCTGGTGCACGAAAACCCCGTTGGCAAGATCCCGGCCCTGCGCCTGGCCGACGGCAGCGCCCTGCACGACAGCCGGGTGATCCTCGATTACCTCGACCACCAGCATGTCGGCAACCCCCTTATTCCTCGTGACGGCTCGGCACGCTGGCGCCGCCTGACCCTGGCCTCAATGGCCGACGGCATCATGGACGCCGCCGTGCTGGTGCGCTACGAAACCGCCATGCGCCCGGCAGAAAAGCACTGGGACCAATGGCTGAATGAGCAGCGCAACAAGATCCGTCGCACCCTGGCGGAGTTGGAAGCCAATGCGATTGCCGAGCTGGCCAGCCACTTCGACATTGCGTCGATCAGCGTGGCCTGCGCCTTGGGCTACCTCGACTTCCGCCACCCTGACCTGCAATGGCGCGCCGCGAACCCCCAGCTTGCCGATTGGTACGCCAAGGTCAGCCAGCGGCCGTCGATGCTGCAGACCCAGCCGCCGGCCTGATACTCACCCCAACCTACTGTGGGAGCGGGCTTGCCCGCGATTGCGGCGGGTCATTCAGCGCATCTGTTTCTGACCCACCGCCTTCGCGGGCCAGCCCGCTCCCACATTGGAAGGTGGTGGAGTTGAGGAAAATGACAATGCTGGCGGCCAACTGCTCACCCAACTGCTGATCTTCCCGTAACCCAATCATTGCACCGCCTCCAGGTCAAACTGCACCTTGCGCTTGCCCACGCCATACCAATCCAGTTTGCGCGTCAGCACCATCACCGTGCCCAATAGCCCGAACAGCAACAGCGAGCCCATCAGCAGCGCGTAATCCTCGGCACTGAGCAGCCCATACAACAGGCCATACAACGCCGCCAGCCCCGCCGAAAAGCCCAGCCCATGGGCAATACTGCGCAGCACGTGGCACACGTAGAAGCCGATCAACAACACACAGGCGCTCGCCGACAACAGGTACGCCGGGCCAAAGCCCATGTGCTCGGACAACGACAACAACAGCAGGTAAAAGAACGCCAGGGCAACGCCCACCAACGCGTATTGAATCGGGTGCACCGCCAGGTTCTTGAGCACTTCGAACAGGAAGAAGCCGGCAAACGTCAGGGCGATAAACAGCAGCGCGTATTTGATCGCACGGTCGCTCTTGAGGTACTGGTCCACCGGGTCGATGAAGTTCACGCCGAAGCTGCGGCTATTGAAGTCGTCACACACTTTGTCCCACTCACAGCCGCGCAGGGTTTCTTCCAGGTTGGTGGAGAAAAACGTGGTCTGCCAATTGGCGCTGAAGCCCTGCGCGCTGACCTCACGTTGGGCCGGCAGGAAGTTGCCAATGAAGCTGGGGTGCGGCCAATTCGATGCCAGTTTGACCTGGCTGATCTTGCCCACCGGCACCACTTGCAGCTGCTCGGTGCCTTGCAGGCGCAGGTCAAAAGCGAAGTCCAACGGCGCCGGCTTTTTGCTGTCTTGCTCGGGCAGCATCACGTGCACGCCCTCGCCCAGCCACGCCACTTGAGTGCCTGGCGAGAACTCCAGGCGTTGGCTGCCCAGCTCCAGTTTCAGCGCATTTTCAATGCCGCGAATGTCACTGATACCCACCGCCAGATACGCCGGGTCAAAGCGGTAATCGGCAAAGTTTTCCTTGATACCCAGTTGCTCCGGTAGCACAAACCGCCCGTTGATGCGGTTGTCGGCATGGAACAGCCGCGCCTGGTAAATGCCCCGCGAACGCAGCTCGGTTTGCACCTTGCCGTCGAGTTCAAACTGCTCCGGCAAGAAATACAGACGACCACGCACCTCGCTGACTTGCTCGTAGCGCTCGTTGAGTTTTTCATTGAGCTTCCACTCCCGGACCGTCTTGCGATACGGCACCACCATCACCGGGCCGGTGAGGCGCTGGCTGTAACTGGAGCTGCGGGCGATGTCCATCAGTACGCCATCGCGCAGTTGCTGGCGGTCGCTGATAATGCCGTTGATCATCAGCAACGGAATCAGCAACAGCAGAATCAGTAGCGCAATCGCGCCAAGTTTGAAAAGCAGGCTGCGGTTCGTAGGTCTCTCCCTGTTTTGATGGGCAGAGCGTGAACCGCGCAGATGGGAGATTTATGTGGGCAATGTGGAGACTGTGTGGAGATGCAGCACCACTTGCACGCCGCCTTGCACATTGCCGATCTGCAACGCGCCGCCGTGCAACTTCACCACTTCTTCCACGAAATTAAGGCCAAGGCCGGTGCTTTTGCGCCCGCTGGCCGGGCGTGGCAGCGAGTAGAAACGCTCACTCAGGCGCGGCAAGGCATATTCGGGAATGGCGGCGGCCTGGTTGAACAGGCTGACCTGCACGTCGTTGTGCTGCGTGTGTGCGCTGAACCTCAAGGTGCCACCGGGCGGCGTGAAGTCCAGAGCGTTATCGAGCAGATTACCCAAGGCCTGGCGCAGCAGGAACGGCTCGCCAAATACCTTCACATCCGCGGCAATCGCCTGTTCGACGTGCAAGCCGGCGCCTTCAATGCGCGCGCACTGGGCCTTGAGTACCTCGTCCACCAAGGCTGCCAACGGCATGCTGACTTGCTCTTCCAGACCTTGGCGCTGCTCCACTTGGGCGAGGTTCAGCAGGCGCTCGATCAACTGTTGCAAGCGCGCGCTTTCATTGTCGATATTGCCGACGAAACGCTGCTGTTGCTCACGGGTCATGTCGCCCTGCAACAGCTCCGCCGCGCCACGAATTGCCGCCAGTGGGCTTTTCAGCTCGTGGGTCAATGTGTGCACGTAACGCTCGACGTAGGCCTTGCCCTCCAGCTGCGTGCGCATGTGCTCGACGGCGGTGGACAGCTGCTTGAGCTCGCCGCCACGGTAATGCGGCAACTCGGCGCGCCGGCCTTCGCTCACAGCCTGGGCATACGCCGTCAGCCGATGCAGCGCCACGCTCAGCCACCACGACAATACTGCGCCGAGCAGCAGGCCGAGGATCACCAACCCGGCGCCGTACCACAGCAGCCGGTGCTCGGTACGGTCGACATAGGGCTGCAACGAGCTGTTGGGCTTGGCCACGGTGACCACGCCGATGATCTGGCCGTTATCGCGGATCGGCGCGCCCACATGCATCACCGACGAGTTGGGGTCATCCAGTTCGCTTTTGGTCGACCGCGCGCCATATTCGCCGCGCAAGGTCAGGTACACATCGTTCCATTTGGAATAGTCCTGGCCGACCGCCTCGCCCGTGGAATCGAGCAACACAATGCCCTTGGCGTCCGTCACGTAGATACGGTGGTTGACCTGGTTTTTCGGCAGGCCCCAAATGGTCGCGCCCGGCTGGCGGCTGCCGTAGGCCTTGAGCAGCTCCGGCCAGTGGCTTTGGCCGAGGGTGCCGTTCTTCACGTCCAGCCGCAGGATTTCGGCCAGCAGGTTGGCCGTGTCCACCAGGGTTTCTTCGGTGGACTGGCGCACGCCGGGGCGGATCTCTTTCATCACGGTGTTAAGCACGAAATAGCCGGTCAGGCCGATAAACAGCGCGTACACCAGAAAAATCCGCAGCCCCAGGCGCATCAGCTATGGCTCGGGCTGTAGCTGTAACCCAGGCCACGGTGGGTCTGGATCGGCTCGGCGTCGGCGGCCACGCTTCGCAGTTTGCTGCGCAGGCTTTTGATATGGCTGTCGATATTGCGTTCGTAGCCAGCGTCGGCAGGCACGCCCACCGCGTCGAGCAATTGCTCGCGGCTGAACACGCGTTCGGGTTGCTCGAGCAGGCTTTGCAGCAAGCGGAACTCATGACGCGTCAGGCTCAGAGCCTGACCACGGTAATGGATTTGCATGCGTTCCAGATCAACCTGGAACACGGCAGGCGCGGCGCCTGGACTGACACGCTTAAGGATGGCGCGCACCCGCGCCGCCACTTCCCTCGGGCTGAACGGCTTGACCACATAATCGTCGGCACCGATCTCCAGGCCCACCACCCGATCAATCTCGGCATCCCGCGCGCTGAGGAACATCACCGGCACTTCACTGAAACGGCGCAATTGCTTGCAGGTTTCAAAGCCGCTGATGTCCGGCAGGCCGATGTCGAGGATGATCAAGTCAGCGGGCGACTGGCGCTGATGGGCCAGCGCCTCCTGGCCAAGGCTCAGCCAGGTGGTGGTGAAGCCCTCGCCTTGCAGGGCGAAAATCAGCGTATCGGCTATCGCCGCTTCGTCTTCGACAATCAGGATATGCGGCATGTGGGTCCGTCAGCAGTCCGGTTTGTCAGCAGTGTAACGACGCGCCGGGTTCACCGCTGCGCCGAATTCACGCAGCGCCTTGGCGCCGATCAGCAGCGGGTAGTTGAAGCTGCTGCGGTCGGTGAGGTTGACCTCAACGGTGCGCTTGACGTTGCCCAGGCACATTTCCAGATCGATCACGGGGCGCTTGGCCACGGTGGCTTCGTCCTTGTCATCGTCTTCGTCAGCGCGGCTTTTGATTTTGCTGATGCGCGAGACTTTGTGTTCGTAGACCTTGTTGGTCGCGTCCTTGCCGCCAAGGCGGAAGCGCACCCAATCGTCGCCATCACGGGTGAAGGTTTCGATGTCTCGGGCCGACAGCGAGGCGGTCAGCGCACCGGTGTCCATCTTGGCCTTGAAGGTTTCGCCGATCTCCGGCAACTGGATGTATTCGTAGCGACCGTAAAGGGTCGGTTCGGCGGCCAGGACAGGCTGGGCAGCCACAACAGGAAGAACGAGGGCGAACGCGGCAAGGAGCAGTTTCACGAAGTGATTTCCTCGAAAGAAGTAGGCGGATTCTAGACCGCAAAGGCAGCACTTAGTTAGGTCTCAACCATACCCGGAATATTGTGAAACATTCGTCCAGCGATTTGCGAGTTGGCCTCTAGACTCAGCTTGCTTATCATGGCCCGCCCACAGGATTGCAAGAGTTACTTATGCGCCGCCTGCTCACCGGCTGTTTCGTCACACTGCTGCTATTGCTCAACACCCTGGTGCTGTTCGGGCCGTTGATGCTGTTTGCCCTGCTCAAGCTGGTGGCGCCCGGGCGCTATCGCGACTATGCCTCGTGGGCGGTGATGTGGATCGCCGAGACCTGGGCTGAAATCGACAAGCTGATTTTTTCGCTGTGCATCCCCACCCAATGGGACATCCGCGGTGGCGCGCAGCTACGTGGCGACACCTCTTACCTGGTGATCAGCAACCATCAGTCCTGGGTCGACATTCCGGCGCTGATCCAGGCGCTCAACCGGCGCACGCCGTTCTTCAAATTCTTCCTGAAAAAAGAGCTGATCTGGGTGCCCTTCCTCGGCCTGGCCTGGTGGGCGCTGGATTACCCATTCATGAAGCGCTACACCAAGGCATTCCTGGCCAAGCACCCGGAGCTGGCAGGCCAGGACCTGAAAATCACCAAACAAGCCTGCGAGCTGTTCAAGCGCCAGCCGGTGACCGTGGTGAATTACCTGGAAGGCACGCGGTTCAACGCGGCCAAACACAAGCAGCAGGACTCACCGTATGCCCGGTTGCTCAAACCCAAGGCGGGCGGTGTGGCGTTTGTGCTGGCAGCGCTGGGTGAACAGCTGGATGCGGTGCTCGACGTGACCGTGGTCTATCCGCAGCAAAAAATTCCGGGGTTTTGGGATTTGATCAGCGGCGCGGTGCCCAAAGTGATCATCGACATTCGCACCCGTGAACTCGACCCGGCGCTATGGCAGGGCGATTACGAGAATGATCCGGCCTTTCGCCAGACCGTCCAGAACTGGGTGAACCAGCTCTGGAGGGAGAAGGACGCGCGCATCACACACCTGCGCGCGGAGCCTATTTAGCTGCCAGTGCCCCAGGCCGAGGCGAGTTTGCCCAGCACCGACTCGTTGGCGCCCTGGCCACCCAGGTATTGCAGGATCACCGGCGCAAACTTGCCGATCATGCTGTTATCCATGCCCAGCGCGCTGAAGGCGGTGTTCAGGTCGTTGGTGTTCTTCACGTTACCCAGCACGCTGTCCAGGCCGCTGGTTTTGCTGCCGCCGCTCTGGCCGAGCATCCCGCTCAAGGCGCCGAGGCTGCCCAGAGAGTTGCTCCCCGAGAGTTTGTCCAGGCCGGGCACGCTTTTGCCCAATTGCGAATAGTCGGTGCTGCTCAATTGGTTCTTGGCCAGGCCCAACATGGCGCCAGTGCCGCCGACGGCTTGTTCAGGGGTGACGTTCAGTTGCGAAGTCAGGGCGCTCAGCAGGCCTGCGGTCTGGGAACTTGGCGCTGCAGCAGCCGCCTTGTTGTTGCTGCCCTGGGCGCCGGAAACGGCGTTGGCCACGTCACCGAGGCTGAAACCTGCGGCAAACACCGGGCTGGCGGCCACGGTCATCAGGCAGGACAGGGCAAAACCGCGTGAAATCTTCATCAAGACAACCTCTGAATGTAGGAGCTAAAAGCAGGCGTTGGACTGACAGTCCCGAAGGATTGTTCCCACCTGAAGATTAGTTCAGAAAAAGCTGCATCCAAATTACCCGCCCGCGCGTATACCCAGCATGCACCGCTCGGAGTCGGATGGAATGAATGCTCAAGCTGGACTACCCTCTGCCTACCGTGCGCAGTCCCGTCGCCCTCGTTCGAGAGCCTGGAGAAGCCCTATTTCGATCAACGATGCTGACCCGTTGCAGCCCCTGCTGGCGCAGTGCGCCCTGGGCAACCGCCAAGCGTTCGAGACCCTCTACCGCAGTGTTTCGCCACGCCTGCACGGTGTTGCGTTCCGGTTCATGGGGCGCAAGGACCTGGCTGAAGAAGTCCTGCAGGAAGCCTTTGTGCGCATCTGGTACAACGCTTCGCGCTACGAGGCGCACCTGGCGGCGCCGATGACCTGGATGGTGAATATCACCCGTAACCTGGCCATCGACCAGTTGCGCAAGCACCGTGAACAGCCCTTGGCCGATGGCCAGCAGGACGCAATGCTTGACGACAGCCCCAGCGCCCACGAGCAACTCGACAGCGAGCGCGAGGCCCGCGCCCTGAACCGCTGCCTCGACACGCTTGATGGCATGCAGCGCCAATCGATCACCGTGGCTTACTTCCAGGGCCTGTCGTGCTCGGAATTGGCCGACCACTTGGCGGCGCCCCTGGGCTCGGTCAAATCCTGGATTCGCCGCGGCATGGAGCGCCTGCGCAGGTGCCTTGAATCATGAACTACCAAACCACCGCCCTGCGCCGCGCCCTCGCCGCCGACTACGCGATCGGCCTGATGCCGGCTACCGCCCGTCGGCGCTTCGACGCCCTGTTATTGGAAGACGCTGCGCTGCGCGTCGAACTCGGCCATTGGCAGGATGCCCTCGCCAGCCTGACCGGCGCGCTGCCCGAACGGCCGGTGCCCGATCATGTGTGGGCAGGCATCAAGGCACGGATCGAGCCGCAAGTGCTGCATGTGCCGGCGAAGAAACCGTTCTGGATGAACGTGCGTCTGCTGGCGGCTGCCTGCGCAGTCGTGGTCGCCGTGTTGGTCGGAGTGCTTTATCAGCGTGATATCGGCGCCGAGTACAACGCCACGCTGGTCGCGGCTAACCAGCAACCGGCAATGCAAATCCAGGCGTTTGGCGATCACCTGCAAGTGGAGCCGCTGACGTTGGCGGCGGTAGAGCCGACGCGCGCGCTGGAACTGTGGGTCATTGCGCCCGGTGGCAAACCGGTTTCTCTGGGGTTGGTGCCCAGCTCGGGTAAAGGCCGAATCCAGCTGAGCAAGGAACAGCAAGCGCTGCTGGCTGCACCCGTGACCCTCGCCGTCAGCCTGGAGCCGCAAGGCGGCTCGCCGACCGGGCAGCCAACCGGACCGGTCCTGTACCAAGGCGCACTGGCCTCTCGCTGACACCATTCGATACCTGTGGGAGCTGGCTTGCCTGCGATAGCGGTGGTCGGCCAAGGATAGGTCAACAGGCCCGCCGCCATCGCAGGCAAGCCAGCTCCCACATTTTGATCGTCGTCGGCCAAACGACTTGCTCACGGCGCTTGCAGACTTAAGCACTCGATGCAAAAAGGGCGACCCATGGGTCGCCCTTTTGTTTGGCCTAAGTTTTACGCCGCACTGAACAGCTTATGCGGATCAATCACAAACTTCTTCGGCACACCGGCATCGAACTCGCCGTACCCACGCGGTGCGTCATCCAGGCTGATGACCTGCACACCAACAATTTCAGCAATGTTGATGCGGTCCCACATGATTGCCTGCATCAGCTGGCGGTTGTACTTCATCACTGGGGTTTGGCCAGTGTGGAAGCTGTGGGATTTAGCCCAGCCCAGACCGAAGCGAATGCTCAGGCTGCCCATTTTCGCGGCGGCATCGACGGCGCCTGGGTCTTCGGTGACGTACAGGCCAGGGATACCGATTTTGCCCGCCACGCGGACCACGCCCATCAACGAGTTGAGCACGGTGGCCGGTGCTTCTGCCTTGGCGCCTTCATGGCCGTGGCCACGGGCTTCGAAGCCCACCGCATCGACGGCGCAGTCAACTTCGGGCTCGCCCAGCAGTGCGGCGATCTGTTCGTGCAGCGGCGTGTCTTTGGACAGGTCGGCAATTTCAAAGCCCTGCGCCTTGGCGTGTGCCAGGCGAATCGGGTTGACGTCGCCGATGATCACCACAGCGGCGCCCAGCAACCGCGCCGAAGCGGCCGCGGCCAGGCCAACCGGGCCGGCGCCGGCGATATACACCGTGCTGCCCGGACCAACGCCAGCGGTGACGGCGCCGTGATAGCCGGTTGGCAGGATGTCGGAGAGGCAGGTCAGGTCGCGAATTTTCTCCATGGCCTTGTCGCGGTCCGGCAGTTTCAGCAGGTTGAAGTCGGCGTACGGCACCAGCACGTATTCGGCCTGGCCGCCGGTCCAGTCGCCCATGTCGACATAACCGTATGCACCACCGGCACGGGCCGGGTTGACGGTCAGGCACACGCCGGTGTGTTGTTCCTTGCACGAGCGGCAGCGGCCGCATGCGACGTTGAACGGCACCGAGACCAGGTCGCCGATTTTCAGGTTTTCGACGTCGCTGCCC encodes:
- a CDS encoding PepSY domain-containing protein, yielding MKSKTIRRWSFIHTWTSLICTVFLLLLALTGLPLVFHHEIDHLLGNEPELAQMPADTPQLNLEQLVAKAQAHRPGEAMQYLAWDEDDKNGVIAIMAATAGTEPNSSHTFMLDARTGEAVETPAANGGLTLFLLRLHVDMFAGLPGKLLLAFMGLLFVLAIVSGTVLYLPFMRRLKFATVRQDKSTRLRWLDLHNLIGVVTLTWALVVGVTGVISACADLIIAAWRQDSLSAMIEPYKNAPPLTQRAPATELLSIAAKAAPGMEPDFIAFPGTRFSSEHHYAVFMKGSTHLTSHLLTPVLIDASTLAVTAIAERPWYMDAMGMSQPLHFGDYGGMPMKILWAVLDVLTIIVLGSGVYLWIVRRKAAKV
- a CDS encoding glutathione S-transferase, producing the protein MSAPSMTLFHNPASPFVRKVRVLLIETGQQDRVTLQGCMPTPVNPDAQLVHENPVGKIPALRLADGSALHDSRVILDYLDHQHVGNPLIPRDGSARWRRLTLASMADGIMDAAVLVRYETAMRPAEKHWDQWLNEQRNKIRRTLAELEANAIAELASHFDIASISVACALGYLDFRHPDLQWRAANPQLADWYAKVSQRPSMLQTQPPA
- the creD gene encoding cell envelope integrity protein CreD, with product MRGSRSAHQNRERPTNRSLLFKLGAIALLILLLLIPLLMINGIISDRQQLRDGVLMDIARSSSYSQRLTGPVMVVPYRKTVREWKLNEKLNERYEQVSEVRGRLYFLPEQFELDGKVQTELRSRGIYQARLFHADNRINGRFVLPEQLGIKENFADYRFDPAYLAVGISDIRGIENALKLELGSQRLEFSPGTQVAWLGEGVHVMLPEQDSKKPAPLDFAFDLRLQGTEQLQVVPVGKISQVKLASNWPHPSFIGNFLPAQREVSAQGFSANWQTTFFSTNLEETLRGCEWDKVCDDFNSRSFGVNFIDPVDQYLKSDRAIKYALLFIALTFAGFFLFEVLKNLAVHPIQYALVGVALAFFYLLLLSLSEHMGFGPAYLLSASACVLLIGFYVCHVLRSIAHGLGFSAGLAALYGLLYGLLSAEDYALLMGSLLLFGLLGTVMVLTRKLDWYGVGKRKVQFDLEAVQ
- the creC gene encoding two-component system sensor histidine kinase CreC, with protein sequence MRLGLRIFLVYALFIGLTGYFVLNTVMKEIRPGVRQSTEETLVDTANLLAEILRLDVKNGTLGQSHWPELLKAYGSRQPGATIWGLPKNQVNHRIYVTDAKGIVLLDSTGEAVGQDYSKWNDVYLTLRGEYGARSTKSELDDPNSSVMHVGAPIRDNGQIIGVVTVAKPNSSLQPYVDRTEHRLLWYGAGLVILGLLLGAVLSWWLSVALHRLTAYAQAVSEGRRAELPHYRGGELKQLSTAVEHMRTQLEGKAYVERYVHTLTHELKSPLAAIRGAAELLQGDMTREQQQRFVGNIDNESARLQQLIERLLNLAQVEQRQGLEEQVSMPLAALVDEVLKAQCARIEGAGLHVEQAIAADVKVFGEPFLLRQALGNLLDNALDFTPPGGTLRFSAHTQHNDVQVSLFNQAAAIPEYALPRLSERFYSLPRPASGRKSTGLGLNFVEEVVKLHGGALQIGNVQGGVQVVLHLHTVSTLPT
- the creB gene encoding two-component system response regulator CreB, which codes for MPHILIVEDEAAIADTLIFALQGEGFTTTWLSLGQEALAHQRQSPADLIILDIGLPDISGFETCKQLRRFSEVPVMFLSARDAEIDRVVGLEIGADDYVVKPFSPREVAARVRAILKRVSPGAAPAVFQVDLERMQIHYRGQALSLTRHEFRLLQSLLEQPERVFSREQLLDAVGVPADAGYERNIDSHIKSLRSKLRSVAADAEPIQTHRGLGYSYSPSHS
- a CDS encoding ATP-dependent zinc protease yields the protein MKLLLAAFALVLPVVAAQPVLAAEPTLYGRYEYIQLPEIGETFKAKMDTGALTASLSARDIETFTRDGDDWVRFRLGGKDATNKVYEHKVSRISKIKSRADEDDDKDEATVAKRPVIDLEMCLGNVKRTVEVNLTDRSSFNYPLLIGAKALREFGAAVNPARRYTADKPDC
- a CDS encoding acyltransferase, with the translated sequence MRRLLTGCFVTLLLLLNTLVLFGPLMLFALLKLVAPGRYRDYASWAVMWIAETWAEIDKLIFSLCIPTQWDIRGGAQLRGDTSYLVISNHQSWVDIPALIQALNRRTPFFKFFLKKELIWVPFLGLAWWALDYPFMKRYTKAFLAKHPELAGQDLKITKQACELFKRQPVTVVNYLEGTRFNAAKHKQQDSPYARLLKPKAGGVAFVLAALGEQLDAVLDVTVVYPQQKIPGFWDLISGAVPKVIIDIRTRELDPALWQGDYENDPAFRQTVQNWVNQLWREKDARITHLRAEPI
- a CDS encoding DUF2780 domain-containing protein; its protein translation is MKISRGFALSCLMTVAASPVFAAGFSLGDVANAVSGAQGSNNKAAAAAPSSQTAGLLSALTSQLNVTPEQAVGGTGAMLGLAKNQLSSTDYSQLGKSVPGLDKLSGSNSLGSLGALSGMLGQSGGSKTSGLDSVLGNVKNTNDLNTAFSALGMDNSMIGKFAPVILQYLGGQGANESVLGKLASAWGTGS
- a CDS encoding sigma-70 family RNA polymerase sigma factor, producing MNAQAGLPSAYRAQSRRPRSRAWRSPISINDADPLQPLLAQCALGNRQAFETLYRSVSPRLHGVAFRFMGRKDLAEEVLQEAFVRIWYNASRYEAHLAAPMTWMVNITRNLAIDQLRKHREQPLADGQQDAMLDDSPSAHEQLDSEREARALNRCLDTLDGMQRQSITVAYFQGLSCSELADHLAAPLGSVKSWIRRGMERLRRCLES
- a CDS encoding anti-sigma factor domain-containing protein is translated as MNYQTTALRRALAADYAIGLMPATARRRFDALLLEDAALRVELGHWQDALASLTGALPERPVPDHVWAGIKARIEPQVLHVPAKKPFWMNVRLLAAACAVVVAVLVGVLYQRDIGAEYNATLVAANQQPAMQIQAFGDHLQVEPLTLAAVEPTRALELWVIAPGGKPVSLGLVPSSGKGRIQLSKEQQALLAAPVTLAVSLEPQGGSPTGQPTGPVLYQGALASR
- the fdhA gene encoding formaldehyde dehydrogenase, glutathione-independent, producing the protein MSGNRGVVYLGNGKVEVQKIDYPKMQDPRGRKIEHGVILRVVSTNICGSDQHMVRGRTTAQTGLVLGHEITGEVIEKGSDVENLKIGDLVSVPFNVACGRCRSCKEQHTGVCLTVNPARAGGAYGYVDMGDWTGGQAEYVLVPYADFNLLKLPDRDKAMEKIRDLTCLSDILPTGYHGAVTAGVGPGSTVYIAGAGPVGLAAAASARLLGAAVVIIGDVNPIRLAHAKAQGFEIADLSKDTPLHEQIAALLGEPEVDCAVDAVGFEARGHGHEGAKAEAPATVLNSLMGVVRVAGKIGIPGLYVTEDPGAVDAAAKMGSLSIRFGLGWAKSHSFHTGQTPVMKYNRQLMQAIMWDRINIAEIVGVQVISLDDAPRGYGEFDAGVPKKFVIDPHKLFSAA